The sequence TTTTAAGAAACCTAAAGAGGTTCGAAGACCTGGGAAATTTTGAATGCTTATGTATTCATGCTTGTGTATAACAGGGTTTCCATACTGATAATGcaataatattgtatatattggaATATGTAGAACTAACAGTGAGTGTTAGAACATATGTAAACCATTGTATGAACCACCATCCCTCTTGTATAGAGCTCTTATGAGACTGAAATTTGGGGAGATGTTGAATGCTTAGGTGTTACAGGTTTCAGGTTAGTGGGGTTGTGGAGCTCTCCGTGGTGCTGATTCGAGTTCATGGTCACTTAGATTGCCctaaattaactgtttttttctgtttccaGTTGATTCTGAGCTTCTGTCACTTATCAGTGTTAAACAGGAAACCATCTTGCTGAAGTACGCAGGAAAGGAAGTGAAAAAAGAGGAGATCTCAGCTGTATTCTCACTGCAGTCTGATGAATTGTTGAAATACCCAGTAAGGAATCAGTCAGGAATGCTAGTTGGTGTCAATTGGATATTAATGAGCATTATTGCTTTGTGCTGCTATTCTTTGCCAAAACAGTGAATGCATCCCAAATGTTTTTAAGCGGTTGTtggtttatattcataaaatatgctggtattacacatattaataattattttgattCTAAACATGAATGCATAGTGTTTTTGCCACCCACAAGGTATGATCTGATCTATTTTTCTGATATCTATGATACATTTTCAGAACTGGTCAGTTTTTTAGTGTGGTTTTCTTCcctgaataaataatttactcaTTTCAATTAAATTCTGCATTTTAGGAGATATTTGCTAAATTTTGAGTCTTTGCTTGTAGTAAAACAATTAGATTTTTGTAGGAACTTCAGTAATTACATCTTCAACTGCTCACCTGTCTAATTCAGGTCCAGACAGGAAGTTACAGTAAAACTTTTCCTGTTCACTGCAGAGATTTGGCCTCTAAAAGAAGATGGATGTGTTTAGAATTGGCTCTGGGAAGAACAGGAGCTCTGTGATTGATTAGAAAGTAAAGCCACAAAAGAAACAAGTTTTCACCTCCCTCCACCTCCCCCCACCTTACCCACACCTTCCCTGTTCCTCAACCTTCCCTGTTCTCcacactagagcttagatcgggcccaaacaATTCGACCCGGCCTGAACCTGTGCCTGtgcatgaactgtcattatgagccagaggcggatttaaaccccacattatttTTGTAAGTAAAGCGTTATTTTAGTAAAACTGAGCtatttgaatgagtgaaatctcttcagaatgatgttgattaacattgcaacactgaagaagcatagacctattgtttgtggtgggaaatcttggcctGAGTTTGAGGTTGAATcgagttcgggcagagaatctaagctcccTTTGTCCTCCTGTTCCCGACATCCTCCTCGTTTTTACCCCCTCGTTTCTATAGACCCCATGTTTCCCATGTCCCCCTCTTACCTAGATCTTTTTGTTGATCCACACCTTCCTCATTCCCCTCATCCTCCCCGTTCCTAACCCCTCCCCGATACCTGTGCTGGAGCAGTGAGACAGTGTCCCGGACCTCAGTAACCTTTACTAATAAAACAGCAGCAGTTCTAATGAGTGCGGATGAGAAACTGACCAGGCCTGAAGTCTAAAAAGAGGCTGTTTAATTAGAGTGGCCATCGACTGCCCGGGGCAGGGGGTGAGTGAGTGGCGCAGGGGCGGATGGGGTGGCATTGATCCGAGctactttcagcagctgccaCCGCCGTGACATCAGGACCAGGTCCTCCTGTGAAATGGAACGGAAACTCCATTTTCCTGTTGCCCCCGCTACTCCACCACCAACCCCACCCTGCCCTGCCCAACCCCCTTTATACCCTCTTTATATTCAGCCTCCCTCCTTTTCTTCTCCTCAGGTCCCAACTGGCCATGAAGTTCCTGGACCCGGCGTTTACGCCTCTGAACAACGCCCTGAACGAGAACCTGCAGGAGAACTCCTCCAAGTGGAAGTTCAACAGGACGGCGTATTTAGAGCAGAGGTAAAGCGCCGCAGGACCGGCAGTgctcaaaaaaaacttcacctCAAAAAACCTTTcatcagttttaaagtttattattttaggtacaattaaaaatataatttaatcagatttaagtGATTCAAGCAGAACCACAACAACAACTACATCTTCCTCTACACTGTACTGTTCCTCACCCCTGAACTCTTCATTTATACACATGATCCCCCCGTTATATCACTTTATGACTACAGGTCAGTACATGTACACACTGCAAAAACACCTTTGccaaaaacttaaaaaacacatgtaaatcgagacatttatgtttatattaagcacaattttcttagtaagattttttaaaatcagcGATAATCTCAATGAGTCTCAAAATGAGAGAAAgacttaaatcaaataaaaatcacaaaTTTTTGGCCTAAATTTGGATAAATTTATTAGAACAAATTGACTTTTAGTGATTATTTTGAGGCAAATTCCTCAAAATAAAGGGAAGAGTCTTAAGTAAGAGCATTTTTAGATTaagaatcattattattattggctcTCTGCCGCCGTGGTACTGCTCTGCTAGCtacaaagctaatgctagctgcaTCATTACCAAATTACCAAtcataaccaaaataaacaatttatacaaatacatacattttaataaatggcGTAGGCTTAACATTACTGgacaaatgtttgtgtgtgtgtttagatataTCACTAGATAACTAGCTGGTGAAGTTCCTCACTCAGTTCTTCTGAAGTCTCAGTTCATCTCAGTGGTCCTTCTTCAAGCTTTTATGTGTTCTCTATTTTAAATTTTGATTTGTTCCTCTTAGCTGTTCTTTTTCATGCTCTTTGAGAGTTCTCTATCTGGGTTTTGGATCCTCTCATTGGTTCTACTCCATCCTCCTTAATTGTTCTTCTTGGTTGCCCAAATGGCTCCTGCTCTTAGATGGTATAGCCAATTCTATCAAAAAGTTCCTCTATGGTTCTTCAGTAAAATTAATAGGAAAAGTGGTTATTTTCTATGAAAAAATGTCCTGTATATTCTTTTCAGTACTATCTAGAACCATTTTTGTTTAACGTGTATGTAAAGCTGTATTCTTTTCTGTATTTCAGTAAAGAGATCGCTCAGTACATCGATATTCCTCACAACTTCACCCTGACCAAGAACAGCGTTCGAGTGGGTCAGCTGATGCACTACGACTACTCCAGCCATAAATACGTCTTCTCCATTGGCGAGAACTTCCGCTCTCTGCTTCCAGACTCCTCCCCCGTCCTCAACAAGCGCTACAACACCTGCGCGGTGGTGGGAAACAGCGGGATCCTGACGGGCAGCCGCTGCGGCCCCACCATCGACAAGTACGACTTCGTCTTCCGCTGCAACTTCGCTCCGACCGAGGTCTTCCGCAGAGACGTGGGGCGCCGCACCAACCTCACCACCTTCAACCCCAGCATCCTGGAGAAGTACTACAACAACCTGCTCACCATCCAGGACAGGAACAACTTCTTCCTGAGCCTGAAGAAGCTGGACCGCGCCGTCCTCTGGATCCCCGCCTTCTTCTTCCACACCTCCGCCACCGTCACCCGCACCCTCGTCGACTTCTTCGTGGAGCACCGGGGTCAGCTCAGAGTGCAGCTGGCCTGGCCCGGAAACATCATGCAGTACGTCAACAGGTCAGAACCACCACCAGCTACTACACCAACCACCACCAACCTCCAACCTCcggttctttctttcttctttcttttctttatttctttcttagaCATTAAAGCTCTACTGGAACACATAAAGTGTAAAGTGATAATCTAAGGGGTGGTAATAGGGTGCAGTTACGGGGTGGTAACAGGATGGAGGGGGGATGTAGAGAGACTGTAATCAGTGCGAAGACTCACACAAAAGCGCGATTAAAGGATACATGAGGTCAGTGTTGCATCATTGATGACTTCACTTTATTATGATCAAAAGATCAAAATCGAGAGGTATAGAAAGATACTTAAAGCACAaacgagagacaaagagagagacaaagagagagacaaaggagagagagagagagagagagagagatcgatgGGGAGAATTGAAGAGGTGTTGAATGGAGTCCTGGAGAGGTACATGAAGAGGAGCTTAGCATTTTTTcacttccctctctttctccctctctctcattctcttttactctttgtctctatttctctctctctttctgtctttctcactctccccaacttttactctctctctctattactcttctttctctctctctctcgctcacagtAATTTACTGCtgatattcatttgattatatatatatttttcatttgatCCTTACAACTATCCTAAATATTCTGTATTTCTTTgttcttctactgtttttttttattcctatcCCTTCCgttgttattttgtttcacatatcctctttctgcctctctttttctttgtttgttcttCTTTTGATTCTTTTGGTTTCTATCTTATTTTTTCCttgttaattcattaattttttatttttttatttcctttattctttctttttccttttctattGATATTGATTTTACTCTGATAAACTTTCCAAACTAGTTTATTTCAGTATTGTGAGGTAGATCCAGCATTTTTTATTCCAGGTTTAAATCtataaaatactaatataatatgtaatataatcaTAATATGTTCAAAGTAACTAAAGCAACTGACAAGCAGTTACTTTTTAACTATTTGGATTAGACAGTAAGTTATCTATAGATTTATAACAAAGATATCAGCTTATATTCAGTTGATTtgatttgtgacatcacaaaaacaacATAAACCAAACccaatatttctctctctctctctctctctctctctctctctctgtgtgtctctgtctgactCGCTCCCTGTGGAGTGCAGTATCCCATTAGAGGCGGGTGCGGGGACGGGGTGGGGGTAACCTTGCTGTGGGCGCTGGGGCAGTGCccggccgggtcgggtcgggggCGTGTGGGTAATGCCCGCTGACCTTCACGCCCTGCTGACCCGCTCTCCTGTTAAACTCTGATTATCAACACAGAGAATAACCAGCACTGCTTTATTCCATTTACCCACAAATCCCAGCACTTTTAACCCATTACTGCATcaacagataaaataaataaaaaatagacccTAATTAATTGCACTATTTactgtgattaatcgtgattaatctcttattttttattgtaaatttttaaatgtgaaataaattaatcacatGTTTTGGACAGTGATTTAATCCACATTtcaacatgaataaaaaataaagggataATCTGGTAGAATTaggtaaaataattaatttgataaaaaaaaaacacattaaagtttccagattaatcgtGTGAGTTAATGCACTGTTATAACTATAACACTTTATCTGCAATTGCTCTACTTTCACACTTTCAGAAAGGTGTTTTTAGATAAAattgattattaaaaaataaataaatagttaagtTGATTTTTCATGTTCACAATCAAACACAGTACAACAATAAGATAAATATGTACAATAGACAAAACTATATCCatcagaaaaatagaaataaaaaaataataaaatatatagatatattaataaaaacacaaaatataggattaataataacattatatatGGAATAAAATCCAATCAAGGAAATACCTTCATAActctataatactgtataataactTAATATAAGGAGATTTTAGAAGATTTTATTCATCacttaaatgaaaatgttatCAGTCACATGTTACAACCGGTaaataatgtgttcatttagaGCTGACTGCAaacaaatatgtatattttaacattaaaatatgaatttaaTGCTGCATTGCTGTAATTTGCTCAGTGGAAACTGATTACCATGCTATTAAATAGCATTACGCAAAGTAATTAACTTTACTTGTACCGGTAATTACAGTACTTCCCAACACAGCTGAAGTGAAGCTCCTTATTTCATCAGAATAGGATTAATAagtactttttacagtgtattgacATCCCTGCGGTGGTGCATATGGTAGCGAGGGCTGTCAGCGGTCCGTGACCTGGAAAATTAGCTTCTGTTTCCAGCAGCTgtcaaaccaaacagggcagatTACCTCCGACTCCAGCGCTGACAACCCATATAACCCTCACTTACAACGTTTCTGACAAATATAACAAAGTAAAAGCTAAAATATTACCTTtaatacaaccccaaatcaaaaaGTCTACTttcataagaaataaaaaaatgtgatatgAAAATTTCGTTTCATATGTTTATAAATCAGGCCTGTAACACATTCCAAATTTTTTGAGTCTAAAAGTTTTTATAAAATTGGGTCTGTGtccagcccaatcagctctcccacctgccccacccctaaacccatacatcaccaaagATTAAGATAAGTTCAGCTCATTTCAGCTTcctataaacagctctgaaaaaaattagatcacttcagtttctgaatcagtttctctgattttgctatttacaggttttggtgttgttttattctataaactacagacaacatttctcccaaattacaaataaacatattgtaatttagagcatttatttacagaaaatgagaaatgtctgaaataacaaaaaaagatgcagagctttcagacctcaaataatgcaaagacaaaaaacaagttcatattcataaagagttcagaaatcaatatttggtggaataatcctggttggtttttaatcacagttttttttatgcaccttggcatcatgctctcctccaccagtcttacacactgcttttggataactttatgctgctttactcctggtgtaaaaattcaagcagttcagtttggtggtttgatggtttgtgatcatccatcttcctcttgattatattccagaggtttttaatttggtaaaataaaaaattctagagctgtatttatatttatcaaGCTTCAGTTTCTGCACAGTAAAGTTTGAAGTGCTTTTCGTGAATGTAACCCTGTATTGTAGTTCTTGATAAATGAATCTCATAGATTCTGTCAGCTGTTGCTGAATGTAAAGTCCGACACTCTGAATAGTTTGTGATTTGCTCTGTGTGGCGTTTTTTGTTTCTCAGGTACTGGAAGACGAAGCAGCTTTCCCCGAAGCGTCTGAGCACGGGGATCCTGATGTTCACGCTGGCCTCGTCTCTCTGTGAGCAGATTCACCTGTACGGCTTCTGGCCCTTCGGCTGGGACCCCAACACGGGCAAGGAGCTGCCCTACCATTACTACGACAAGAAGGGCACCAAGTTCACCACCAAATGGCAGGAGTCCCACCAGCTCCCCACTGAGTTCAAACTGCTCTTCAAGATGCACACTGAGGGCGTGCTGAAGCTCAGCCTGTCTCACTGCGCTTAGAGGTCAGAGGTCGTCGTCAGAAGGTCACGGGCTGGATTTAAGGGTCGGTCAGGTTTGCAGATGGACGGTTGGGCGGCTCTTGTTTTGCAGGGCCTGTTTTTGGGAAGGGGGGCGTATCAACATTGAGTTCGGTATTAATATCAGCAAATAATGATCTGAGAGATGATGCTGGTATTGATATCAACATCAGAGTTTCTGACATTAGCGTTTCTTTAAAGGTCCTGCTTCTCCCAGACTAGACCTGTCCTGTAAATCCTGCAATAAGTGCGCCAGCCCTGCTCTGAGTACAGCCCAGAACCTCAGAGCTCAGAGTCCAGCAGCGACTGCAGCTTCCTTTTACATCTTTCTGTTTCGCGTTTTCGTAGAAGCAACACTCGTGTggaaaaatacactttattttcagaagtttgtggacacctcttctctAACaactgcattcagctactttagagTTAAGTCCTAAAGTACTAAATCTGTCTAatacaccaggggtcggcaattaaaaATGAAGTTTAATGTAGTGTAATGAAGTGAAATGGGATGGAgttctacagactagtagctctccagcccagagggttgttgaacccaattgcagaacagttgatctcaaatcaggtaaacccaagaagaaaggattttaaaataaataaataaaaaatcacaccgctcctcacgtgggatcgaacCTGTATCGTCAGGGTCgctgtccaatacactaccgctgccccggctagtgaattgggacaaggccggggaaaaacgcccttataaggagataaggaaCTTAGAGCCAAGAAagggcagaaaaacaagaactggcggaaactaaactaaagtcacgccgaccgcgaaagagagagagacaggggaggaatgtaaacaaaagctcatcagagaagcattttatatatctatatttttttattatcgttcgTTATAGTTCAAACATCCTCATGCCTATTGAACTGTGCAGAGCGTTGGAACAGTGTTCCCTGGATCGATATTTCCTTCATCCAGTACAGAAACTTTTGGGCCAAAAAATTTGGGATGTAACTAAAACGAACTACACTTcttgctgaatgcagtcaaatccttacaacaatttaataatatatatatatatatgcccttCCTGGATagtacagacagttactccaacataaacagaataaactctttttttaatacccttttaatttcagaataaataataaaacgaggaggtgtcccaatacttatgtccatatagtgtatgtgaAAACAGAGAGTTTGAAAGACGTGAAGTGAAAAACAGACATTCTAAGCAACGTTTCAGGACCAAATGTTGTTTACAGACTGCACGACGGTTATCGTTATTTCTTATATTTACGTACAGTATTTAAGATGCATTTAGaatgtaaaaatgtttgttttgaagtgtaaaaacattgaaaatgtcGGCGGGGTGGGGGGAGTGAGGGGTATTGGAGATAGTATGTGAGCAGAAGGTTCTTTCGCTTGGGGCCGATCTCATTTCAGCTTCCTAAATATGTGTTGGGACGCATATTTAGATGGGAAGTGTATGTACATATCCTCATATATAGAGAAACGCTTACCCATATCAAGTAGATACATGCCATATATGCTCATATATACACTGATAGATGAATATTTAGGGTTATTAGAGCTGATCATTCCTGTGTgggttttattatttagttttttaatggtCATTAggatttttattgtcatttactATTGGATAATAGAGCTgatgactgtatataagcatggacGTTTACGTTTAattctgttctatagaaatgaagccaaaaatgtcTGCCCACTTCTACAAAACCAAGTGTCTCAGCATAAGGGAGTATAGAAGTATAGAAGCAGATTTTTTTCTTGTGGATGCTCAGTTAAATTCCCAACAGTAAAAGTGTATGTTCATTTTTTTCTGACGCTACTACAGTCCAGTCCACTTTGATTTCAGATTTTCTAATCCTGTTcttgcagtttgccatcagctgccagagccctgagagagcacagttggggAGAGAGCCtggctgtttctctctgggtgggtacagaacagtagattgtgctctttctttcctctcatcactcctagggtgatgtggatcagcacaaggctgcgtctgtgagctgatgtatcagaaccgagtcgctgcgctttcctccgagcgttagcgctgtgatgctactcggcaaagaggttcaaaaagaggcggagtctgacttcacatgtatcggaggaggtgtgtgctggtcttctttatcctcctggtgttggggggcatcacttaagatagtcctaatgagtaggttaggta comes from Astyanax mexicanus isolate ESR-SI-001 chromosome 17, AstMex3_surface, whole genome shotgun sequence and encodes:
- the st8sia3 gene encoding sia-alpha-2,3-Gal-beta-1,4-GlcNAc-R:alpha 2,8-sialyltransferase, which gives rise to MMVRVVSVLGLVMFSVALLILSLISYVSIKKDFIFTGPKYANPGGPRMYMFHTGFRSQLAMKFLDPAFTPLNNALNENLQENSSKWKFNRTAYLEQSKEIAQYIDIPHNFTLTKNSVRVGQLMHYDYSSHKYVFSIGENFRSLLPDSSPVLNKRYNTCAVVGNSGILTGSRCGPTIDKYDFVFRCNFAPTEVFRRDVGRRTNLTTFNPSILEKYYNNLLTIQDRNNFFLSLKKLDRAVLWIPAFFFHTSATVTRTLVDFFVEHRGQLRVQLAWPGNIMQYVNRYWKTKQLSPKRLSTGILMFTLASSLCEQIHLYGFWPFGWDPNTGKELPYHYYDKKGTKFTTKWQESHQLPTEFKLLFKMHTEGVLKLSLSHCA